From Thermoanaerobacterales bacterium, a single genomic window includes:
- a CDS encoding FMN-binding glutamate synthase family protein, giving the protein MNFSVGTNATAATQTKLRTGSSQCPMSGMCVTCLDGCVGFCEVGKSAVRGKEVLYPQPFGKTTSAAQKNYPVDYSHFSIMGTAVGAHGIEADPDKAIFPAVDITTVLGADKELKLRLPVVIAAMGSTNVAANNWEHLAAGAAVCGLGIVIGENVCAMDPNAEIKDERIVHSPAMEARIRAFTDWYNGKEGFIAVQANVEDTRLGVQEYCMERFGIEAVELKWGQGAKDIGGEVKLDSLERALQLKSRGYIVLPDPEDPAVQEAFKAGAFNEFERHSRIGMVDYESFMERVEQLRRAGAKYVFLKTGAYRPADLARAVKYASDARLDLLTVDGAGGGTGMSPWRMMNEWGLPTLYIQALLTQYCDRLAVKGAYVPPVAIAGGLTLEDHMFKGFALSAPYVKAIGMARSPLAAAMVGKTVGRSVRAGKVPAEYQKYGDQVEQIFFGAADLKSKLGADFDRLPVGAVGVYTYMERLSQGLKQLMCGARKFALRHIEREDLAALTPEAARITGIPYIMDVDSEEVDEILG; this is encoded by the coding sequence ATGAACTTCAGCGTTGGCACCAATGCCACTGCGGCGACGCAGACCAAGCTGCGCACCGGCAGCAGCCAGTGCCCCATGAGTGGGATGTGCGTGACCTGCCTGGACGGCTGCGTCGGGTTCTGCGAGGTCGGCAAGTCCGCCGTCCGGGGCAAGGAGGTCCTTTATCCCCAGCCCTTCGGCAAGACGACCTCGGCGGCCCAGAAGAACTACCCGGTGGACTATTCTCATTTCAGTATCATGGGCACCGCCGTGGGCGCGCACGGCATTGAGGCCGATCCCGACAAGGCCATTTTCCCGGCTGTGGACATTACGACGGTGCTGGGGGCGGACAAGGAACTTAAGCTGCGGCTCCCGGTGGTCATCGCGGCCATGGGCTCCACCAACGTGGCGGCCAACAACTGGGAGCACCTCGCCGCGGGCGCGGCGGTCTGCGGCCTGGGCATTGTCATCGGCGAGAATGTCTGCGCCATGGACCCCAACGCCGAGATCAAGGACGAACGCATTGTTCACTCGCCGGCGATGGAGGCCCGGATCCGGGCTTTCACCGACTGGTATAACGGCAAGGAAGGTTTCATCGCCGTTCAGGCCAACGTCGAGGACACCCGCCTGGGAGTCCAGGAGTACTGCATGGAGCGTTTCGGCATTGAGGCCGTCGAGCTGAAGTGGGGCCAGGGCGCCAAGGACATCGGCGGGGAAGTCAAGCTCGACTCCCTGGAGCGGGCTTTGCAGTTAAAGAGCCGCGGCTACATTGTCCTCCCCGACCCGGAGGACCCGGCTGTGCAGGAGGCCTTTAAGGCCGGAGCTTTCAACGAGTTCGAGCGCCACTCCCGGATCGGGATGGTCGACTATGAATCCTTTATGGAGCGGGTGGAGCAGCTCCGCCGGGCAGGAGCGAAGTACGTCTTCCTGAAGACCGGCGCCTACCGGCCGGCCGACCTGGCCCGTGCCGTGAAGTACGCCTCCGACGCCCGGCTGGACCTCCTGACGGTGGACGGTGCCGGCGGGGGCACCGGGATGAGCCCGTGGCGGATGATGAACGAATGGGGTCTGCCGACCCTTTACATCCAGGCCCTCCTGACGCAGTACTGCGACCGCCTGGCGGTGAAGGGCGCCTACGTTCCGCCGGTGGCCATCGCGGGCGGCCTGACCCTGGAGGACCACATGTTCAAAGGCTTTGCCCTGAGCGCCCCGTACGTCAAGGCCATCGGCATGGCCCGCTCGCCGCTGGCGGCGGCCATGGTCGGCAAGACCGTCGGCCGTTCGGTGCGGGCGGGGAAGGTGCCGGCCGAGTACCAGAAGTACGGCGACCAGGTGGAGCAGATCTTCTTCGGGGCCGCCGATCTCAAGAGCAAGCTCGGTGCCGACTTTGACCGCCTGCCGGTGGGCGCGGTCGGCGTTTACACCTACATGGAGCGCCTGTCCCAGGGCCTGAAGCAGCTTATGTGCGGGGCGCGCAAGTTCGCGCTGCGCCACATCGAGCGCGAGGACCTCGCGGCCCTGACGCCGGAAGCGGCGCGGATCACCGGCATTCCTTACATAATGGATGTCGACAGCGAGGAAGTCGACGAAATCCTGGGCTAA
- a CDS encoding ANTAR domain-containing protein produces MPRQQRVVVIDPDAHWRQHVKAMLVKADFLVIGEAEDGITALKLIRSRQPDLVVTEAFLSGMGGLELARIVHDDKLAPVVITCATYDQSTLGKAVEAQAQGFLVKPLDEATVIPAVEIALANYRERMRLEAEVSALKDSLETRKIIERAKGILMQTMGLSENEAFRRMQKQSMNKRISMRAVAEAIILAHNIGF; encoded by the coding sequence GTGCCGAGGCAGCAGCGAGTAGTCGTTATTGACCCTGACGCACACTGGCGCCAGCACGTGAAGGCAATGCTTGTCAAGGCCGATTTCCTGGTCATCGGGGAAGCGGAGGACGGCATCACCGCCTTGAAGCTCATCCGCTCCCGACAGCCCGACCTGGTGGTGACCGAGGCCTTTCTGTCCGGGATGGGCGGCCTGGAACTGGCGCGCATTGTTCACGACGATAAGCTGGCACCGGTGGTCATCACCTGCGCGACCTACGACCAGTCCACCTTGGGAAAAGCGGTCGAGGCCCAGGCGCAGGGGTTTCTGGTCAAGCCACTCGACGAGGCCACCGTCATCCCGGCGGTGGAAATCGCGCTGGCCAACTACAGGGAACGGATGCGCCTGGAGGCCGAGGTCAGCGCCCTGAAGGACAGCCTCGAGACGCGGAAGATTATCGAGCGGGCCAAGGGCATCCTGATGCAGACCATGGGGCTCTCGGAGAACGAAGCCTTCCGCCGGATGCAGAAACAAAGCATGAACAAACGCATCTCGATGCGCGCCGTGGCCGAGGCCATCATCCTCGCCCACAATATCGGATTCTAG
- the glnA gene encoding type I glutamate--ammonia ligase, translating to MEQTTKQEILEKCRQLGVKFIRLQFTDIMGVLKNVAIPLEQLDKALDGELMFDGSSIHGFARIEESDMYLRPDPRSFAIFPWRPRDGAVARLICDVYNPDGSPFAGCPRQCLRRILAEARKMGYSMQVGPEMEFFLFHVDPDGRPLLETQDKAGYFDLSPVDRGENARREMVMSLEEMGFEIEASHHEVAPGQHEIDFKHSDAIDVADKVVTFKFVVRTLAQRHGLHATFMPKPIFGINGSGMHVNMSLAKGGRNAFFDPGAPDQLSKDLLYFVGGLLKHARGMAALTNSTVNSYKRLVPGYEAPVYLAWAQGNRSALIRIPAKRGGSTRVELRNPDPACNPYLAFAAALAAGLDGIKNKIEPPEKLGVDIYHLTPEQRAAMGVASLPGSLAEALDELSRDEVIKAALGEHIYTKFIELKRQEWDAYRVQVHPWEIAEYLERF from the coding sequence ATGGAACAGACGACCAAACAGGAGATCCTGGAGAAATGCCGCCAGCTTGGGGTCAAGTTCATCCGCCTGCAGTTCACGGACATTATGGGTGTCCTGAAGAACGTGGCCATCCCCCTGGAACAGCTCGACAAGGCCCTGGACGGGGAGTTGATGTTCGACGGCTCGTCGATCCACGGGTTCGCCCGGATCGAGGAGTCGGACATGTACCTGCGGCCCGACCCCCGGTCCTTCGCCATCTTCCCCTGGCGTCCCAGGGACGGCGCGGTGGCGCGCTTGATCTGTGACGTCTATAACCCGGACGGCAGTCCCTTCGCGGGCTGTCCCCGGCAGTGCCTGCGGCGGATCCTGGCCGAGGCGCGGAAGATGGGTTACTCGATGCAGGTCGGTCCGGAGATGGAGTTCTTCCTCTTCCACGTGGACCCGGATGGGCGCCCGCTGCTTGAAACCCAGGATAAGGCCGGTTATTTCGATCTTTCCCCGGTGGACAGGGGCGAAAACGCCCGCCGGGAAATGGTGATGTCTCTGGAAGAAATGGGTTTTGAGATCGAGGCCTCCCACCACGAAGTGGCGCCGGGCCAGCATGAGATCGACTTCAAACACTCCGACGCCATCGACGTGGCGGACAAAGTGGTGACCTTCAAGTTCGTCGTGCGCACTCTCGCCCAGCGGCACGGGCTGCATGCCACCTTCATGCCGAAGCCGATCTTCGGTATCAACGGCTCGGGAATGCACGTCAACATGTCGTTGGCCAAAGGGGGGCGGAACGCCTTCTTCGATCCGGGGGCGCCCGACCAGTTGAGCAAGGATCTGCTTTACTTCGTGGGCGGTTTGTTGAAGCACGCGCGCGGCATGGCTGCGCTGACGAACTCCACCGTGAACTCGTACAAGCGCCTGGTACCCGGCTACGAGGCCCCGGTTTACCTGGCCTGGGCGCAGGGCAACCGGAGCGCCTTGATCCGTATTCCCGCCAAGCGCGGCGGTTCCACCCGGGTCGAGCTGCGCAATCCCGACCCGGCCTGCAATCCCTACCTGGCCTTTGCCGCCGCCCTGGCCGCCGGGCTCGATGGGATCAAGAACAAGATCGAGCCGCCGGAGAAGTTGGGGGTGGACATCTATCACCTGACGCCCGAGCAGCGCGCCGCGATGGGGGTGGCCAGCCTGCCGGGCAGCCTGGCCGAGGCCCTCGATGAACTGAGCCGGGACGAGGTGATCAAGGCCGCTCTGGGCGAACACATCTATACGAAGTTTATAGAACTGAAGCGGCAAGAGTGGGACGCCTACCGGGTCCAGGTCCACCCATGGGAGATAGCGGAGTATCTGGAGAGATTCTAG
- a CDS encoding glutamine synthetase family protein: MKPQKAEDVQELVKDLGIKFIRLQFTDPDGVLKNVAITAEQLEKALGGEFMFDGSSIEGFARIEESDMYLVPDPATFAVFPWRPRNGGVARLICDVYLPDGKPFPGDPRQVLRRMTAQAAELGYRFMVGAEAEFFLFHLDAAGRPTLTTHDGAGYFDLTPADLGENARREIIITLEQMGFEVEASHHEVAPGQHEIRIRYDEALAMADKIVTFRLVVRAVAQRHGLHATFMPKPLSGAAGSGMHISQSLFRGGQNVFHDPYAPDELSRQALHYLGGLLRHARGFTAVTNPLTNSYKRLVPEFEAPTCVTWAFENRSPLVRVPAPRGELTRLELRSPDPCCNPYLALAVVLAAGLDGLNGETMPPPCEENLCAFNDAALRERGIERLPEDLREALDLMRQDPLVRDVLGEHIYSRFLAAREAEWNRYRIQVHPWEQREYLTKF; this comes from the coding sequence ATGAAGCCCCAAAAGGCCGAGGATGTGCAAGAGCTTGTAAAGGATCTGGGGATAAAGTTCATCCGGCTGCAATTCACCGATCCGGACGGCGTGCTGAAGAACGTGGCCATCACCGCCGAGCAGCTGGAAAAGGCCCTGGGCGGCGAGTTCATGTTCGACGGTTCGTCCATCGAGGGTTTCGCCCGCATCGAGGAGTCGGATATGTACCTTGTACCGGATCCGGCCACTTTCGCCGTCTTCCCCTGGCGCCCGCGTAACGGAGGGGTGGCCCGCCTGATCTGTGATGTTTACCTTCCGGACGGCAAACCCTTCCCCGGCGATCCGCGGCAGGTGTTGCGGCGGATGACGGCCCAGGCCGCGGAGTTGGGTTACCGGTTCATGGTCGGGGCGGAGGCGGAGTTCTTCCTTTTTCACCTGGACGCTGCCGGGCGACCGACCCTGACCACGCACGACGGGGCCGGCTACTTTGACCTTACCCCGGCGGACCTGGGTGAAAACGCCCGCCGGGAGATCATCATTACCCTGGAACAGATGGGTTTTGAGGTTGAGGCGTCCCACCACGAGGTTGCCCCGGGCCAGCACGAGATCCGTATCCGTTACGATGAGGCCCTGGCCATGGCCGACAAGATCGTCACCTTCCGCCTGGTGGTCCGGGCGGTCGCCCAGCGGCACGGCCTGCATGCCACCTTTATGCCGAAACCTCTCTCCGGCGCGGCGGGTTCCGGCATGCACATCAGCCAGTCTCTGTTCCGGGGCGGGCAAAACGTTTTCCACGATCCTTACGCGCCGGATGAGTTGAGCCGTCAAGCCCTGCACTACCTGGGAGGCCTTCTCCGGCACGCCCGTGGATTCACGGCGGTCACTAACCCGCTGACTAACTCGTATAAGAGGCTGGTGCCGGAGTTCGAGGCCCCCACGTGTGTCACCTGGGCCTTCGAAAACCGGAGTCCCCTGGTGCGGGTGCCGGCCCCACGGGGCGAATTGACCAGGCTGGAACTTCGCAGTCCCGACCCGTGCTGCAACCCCTACCTGGCGCTGGCCGTTGTCCTTGCCGCCGGGCTTGATGGTCTGAACGGGGAGACGATGCCGCCGCCCTGTGAAGAAAACCTATGCGCTTTCAATGACGCCGCGCTCCGGGAACGGGGGATCGAACGCCTGCCGGAAGACCTCCGGGAGGCACTGGATCTGATGCGGCAGGATCCCCTGGTCCGTGACGTCCTCGGCGAACATATCTACAGCCGGTTTCTAGCCGCCCGGGAGGCGGAATGGAACCGTTACCGGATACAGGTTCATCCCTGGGAGCAGCGGGAGTATCTTACCAAATTCTAA
- a CDS encoding glutamine amidotransferase family protein yields MQTLREGKVRIPSGCAVSAILNVQGQRINGEAIARSIACMHERSNGLGGGFAAYGIYPEFADLYALHVLCETEQARLEAETYINRDFEVHRAEPIPTRQVPAITDPPILWRYFVAAKEGRVEQEGAADDRDFVARFVMRVNNRVPGAFIVSSGKNMGVFKGVGFPEDIARFYRLNEYEAYMWTAHGRFPTNTPGWWGGAHPFNLLDWSVVHNGEVSSYGTNRRYVEMFGYRLELQTDTEVVAYLFDLLHRRQGLPLSLVCRALASPFWQEIDRMPPDERELFTALRQVYGPALINGPFSFIVSHSRGMIGLNDRIKLRPLIYARKGDFVLMASEQSALCDILGEPDEVRAVWGGEPIIVELQGGVAQ; encoded by the coding sequence ATGCAGACACTGCGCGAAGGGAAGGTCCGTATCCCGTCAGGCTGCGCGGTCAGCGCCATCCTGAACGTACAGGGACAACGGATCAACGGCGAAGCCATCGCCCGCTCCATCGCCTGCATGCATGAGCGCTCCAACGGCCTGGGCGGGGGGTTCGCGGCCTACGGCATCTACCCCGAGTTCGCGGACCTGTATGCCCTGCACGTCCTGTGCGAAACGGAGCAGGCGCGGCTTGAGGCGGAAACTTACATTAACCGCGACTTTGAAGTCCACCGGGCGGAACCCATCCCCACCCGGCAGGTGCCGGCCATTACCGACCCGCCGATTCTGTGGCGCTATTTCGTGGCGGCAAAGGAAGGCCGCGTGGAACAGGAAGGGGCGGCGGACGACCGGGACTTTGTGGCCCGCTTCGTGATGCGGGTTAACAACCGGGTGCCGGGCGCCTTCATCGTGTCCTCGGGTAAGAACATGGGCGTTTTCAAGGGCGTCGGCTTCCCGGAGGACATAGCCCGTTTCTACCGCCTGAATGAATATGAAGCCTACATGTGGACGGCGCACGGACGCTTCCCGACCAACACACCCGGCTGGTGGGGCGGCGCCCATCCCTTCAATCTCCTGGACTGGTCGGTGGTGCACAACGGAGAGGTTTCGTCCTACGGGACCAACCGGCGCTACGTGGAGATGTTCGGCTACCGCCTGGAACTGCAGACCGACACCGAGGTCGTGGCTTATCTCTTCGACCTCCTGCACCGGCGGCAGGGCCTGCCGTTGTCCCTGGTATGCCGTGCTCTGGCCTCTCCCTTCTGGCAGGAAATTGACCGCATGCCCCCGGACGAGAGGGAACTCTTCACCGCGCTGCGGCAGGTCTACGGTCCGGCCCTGATCAACGGCCCTTTCAGTTTCATCGTCTCGCACAGCCGGGGGATGATCGGGCTGAACGACCGCATCAAGCTTCGCCCCCTGATATACGCGCGGAAGGGTGATTTCGTGCTGATGGCCAGCGAGCAAAGCGCCCTGTGCGACATCCTGGGAGAGCCGGACGAGGTCCGCGCCGTGTGGGGCGGAGAACCGATTATCGTTGAACTGCAAGGAGGCGTTGCTCAATGA
- a CDS encoding glutamate synthase-related protein, with protein MRSYTPPEYLVKIDHARCRRCGRCVKGCGFGVLSMASSIWARSAELFKESAEELAQVFARVSEYAADHVVADSRRCVYCHWCVAGCPEGAISVEPNPLAYKPNHHWEPHHLKNIWLQAETGGMVLTGSGNDKAYFNYFDHLLLDACQVTNPSIDPLREPMELRTYLGGRPDALTVREGPDGKIGLETSVGPQVQIDTPIIFSAMSFGAISLNAQKALARAAKACGTLMNTGEGGLHEDLYPYQDHIIVQVASGRFGVSADYLRRAAYLEIKIGQGAKPGIGGHLPGEKVTADVSATRMIPVGSDALSPAPHHDIYSIEDLAQLIYALKEATAYTKPVSVKIAAVHNVAAIASGIARAGADIITIDGFRGGTGAAPMVIRDHVGIPIELALAAVDERLRQEGIRNRVSLVAAGGFRHSGDVAKAIALGADAVAIGTAALVAMGCHVCQKCYTGNCSWGIATQRPELTTHLDPEEAGERLANLLRGWSLELKEILGALGLNAIESLRGNRLRLRAINLHEHEMSVLGVKAAGTQ; from the coding sequence ATGAGGAGCTACACACCCCCCGAGTACCTGGTGAAGATCGACCATGCGCGCTGCCGGCGCTGCGGCCGCTGCGTGAAGGGCTGTGGCTTCGGGGTCCTCTCCATGGCCTCAAGCATCTGGGCGCGCTCGGCCGAACTCTTCAAGGAGAGCGCCGAGGAACTGGCGCAGGTCTTTGCACGGGTTTCGGAGTACGCCGCCGACCACGTGGTCGCCGACAGCAGGAGGTGCGTCTACTGCCACTGGTGTGTGGCCGGCTGCCCCGAGGGAGCGATCAGCGTCGAGCCGAACCCCCTGGCTTACAAGCCCAACCATCACTGGGAGCCGCATCACCTGAAGAACATCTGGCTGCAGGCCGAGACCGGGGGGATGGTCCTCACCGGGAGCGGCAACGACAAGGCCTACTTTAATTACTTTGACCACCTGCTTCTCGACGCCTGCCAGGTGACCAATCCCTCCATCGACCCCCTGCGTGAGCCGATGGAACTGCGAACCTACCTGGGCGGGCGGCCGGACGCCCTGACCGTACGCGAGGGTCCCGACGGAAAGATCGGCCTGGAAACGTCGGTGGGTCCCCAGGTACAGATCGACACGCCGATCATTTTCTCGGCCATGTCCTTCGGGGCCATCAGCCTGAACGCCCAGAAGGCCCTGGCGCGGGCGGCCAAGGCCTGCGGCACGTTGATGAATACCGGCGAGGGCGGCCTGCACGAGGACCTGTATCCCTACCAGGACCACATCATTGTCCAGGTCGCCTCGGGCCGGTTCGGGGTGAGCGCCGATTACCTCCGGCGCGCCGCCTACCTGGAAATCAAGATCGGCCAGGGCGCCAAGCCGGGCATCGGCGGGCACCTGCCCGGCGAAAAGGTCACCGCCGACGTCTCCGCGACACGTATGATCCCCGTGGGCAGCGACGCCCTCTCGCCGGCGCCGCACCACGACATCTACTCCATCGAGGACCTGGCGCAGCTCATCTACGCCCTGAAGGAGGCCACAGCCTACACCAAGCCGGTCTCGGTGAAGATCGCCGCTGTGCACAACGTGGCCGCCATCGCCAGCGGCATCGCCCGGGCGGGAGCCGACATCATCACCATCGACGGCTTTCGCGGCGGTACCGGGGCGGCCCCGATGGTTATCCGCGACCATGTGGGCATCCCGATTGAACTGGCCCTGGCGGCGGTCGACGAACGGCTGCGCCAGGAGGGGATCCGCAACCGCGTTTCCCTGGTGGCGGCCGGCGGCTTCCGCCACAGCGGCGACGTGGCCAAGGCCATCGCCCTGGGGGCCGACGCCGTGGCCATCGGCACGGCCGCCCTGGTGGCCATGGGCTGCCACGTCTGCCAGAAGTGCTACACCGGCAATTGCAGCTGGGGGATCGCCACCCAGCGTCCCGAGCTGACCACCCACCTGGACCCGGAGGAGGCCGGGGAGAGACTGGCCAACCTGCTCCGCGGCTGGTCCCTGGAACTGAAGGAGATCCTCGGAGCCCTGGGCCTGAACGCCATCGAGAGCCTGCGCGGCAACCGCCTGCGCCTGCGGGCGATCAATTTGCACGAGCATGAGATGAGTGTCCTGGGCGTCAAGGCCGCCGGGACACAGTAG
- the glnA gene encoding type I glutamate--ammonia ligase codes for MNNLTPDDVRALAREHGVKFIRLQFTDIFGVLKNVAITVEQLDKCLNNELMFDGSSIEGFVRIEESDMYLRPDPNTFVIFPEGGNGRGTVARLICDIYNPDGTPFEGDPRYVLRRAIAEAEALGYTMYVGPEAEFFLFHVDRDGNPTTHTHDRAGYFDLAPVDLGEEARRDIILTLEQLGFEIEASHHEVAPGQHEIDFKYDDALDIADKIVTFKSVVRTVAQRHGLHATFMAKPLFGTAGSGMHLNQSLARHGQNAFYDPATESGLSAECLSYIGGILQHARGMAAILNPTVNSYKRLVSGYEAPVYIAWSYRNRSPLIRIPAKRGSSTRIELRSPDPSCNPYLALAVCLQAGLDGIKNRIAPPPPCDRNIYHMNEGERRANGIGNLPEDLRESLDELERDELLHRALGEHVFTRYLEAKRIEWDRYRVQVHPWELEEYLTKF; via the coding sequence GTGAACAATCTCACGCCGGACGATGTGCGTGCGCTGGCCCGGGAGCACGGGGTCAAGTTCATTCGCCTGCAGTTCACCGACATCTTCGGGGTGCTGAAGAACGTCGCCATCACGGTCGAGCAACTGGACAAGTGCCTGAACAACGAGTTGATGTTCGACGGCTCGTCGATCGAGGGCTTCGTCCGCATCGAGGAGTCGGACATGTACCTGCGCCCCGACCCCAACACCTTCGTGATCTTCCCGGAGGGCGGCAACGGAAGGGGGACGGTGGCGCGGCTGATCTGCGACATCTACAATCCCGACGGCACGCCCTTTGAAGGCGACCCGCGCTACGTTCTGCGCCGTGCCATCGCCGAGGCCGAGGCCCTGGGCTACACCATGTACGTGGGCCCGGAGGCGGAGTTCTTCCTCTTCCACGTCGACCGGGACGGAAACCCGACCACCCATACCCACGACCGCGCCGGCTACTTCGACCTGGCGCCCGTGGACCTTGGGGAGGAAGCCCGGCGGGACATAATCCTGACCCTGGAGCAGCTGGGGTTCGAAATCGAGGCTTCACACCACGAGGTCGCCCCCGGGCAGCACGAGATCGACTTCAAATACGACGATGCCCTGGATATCGCCGACAAGATCGTGACCTTCAAGTCGGTGGTCCGCACGGTGGCTCAGCGCCACGGGCTGCACGCCACCTTCATGGCCAAGCCCCTGTTCGGTACGGCCGGCTCGGGGATGCACCTCAACCAGTCGCTCGCCCGCCACGGGCAGAACGCCTTCTATGATCCGGCCACCGAAAGCGGCCTCTCGGCTGAATGCCTCTCCTATATCGGTGGTATCCTGCAACACGCCCGGGGGATGGCGGCCATCCTCAACCCGACGGTCAACTCTTACAAGCGGCTGGTCTCCGGCTATGAGGCCCCGGTTTACATCGCCTGGTCCTACCGCAACCGCAGCCCGCTGATCCGCATCCCGGCCAAGCGCGGGTCGTCGACGCGGATCGAGCTGCGCAGCCCGGACCCGTCCTGCAATCCTTACCTTGCCCTGGCGGTCTGCCTGCAGGCCGGCCTCGACGGGATCAAGAACCGGATCGCACCGCCGCCGCCCTGTGACCGTAACATCTACCACATGAACGAAGGTGAGCGCCGGGCGAACGGTATCGGGAACCTGCCGGAGGACCTGAGGGAGTCGCTCGACGAGCTGGAGCGGGACGAACTCCTGCACCGCGCCCTCGGGGAGCACGTCTTTACCCGCTACCTGGAGGCGAAGAGGATCGAGTGGGACCGCTACCGGGTGCAGGTTCACCCCTGGGAACTGGAGGAGTATCTGACGAAGTTTTAG
- a CDS encoding gamma-glutamyl-gamma-aminobutyrate hydrolase family protein has translation MLFLPLIGITCPEDETAGRLFLPHAYWRAVAAAGGTPVLLPPASAAVDNLAGRLDGLLLSGGGDPDPWHFGEEPRPGLGTIAPERDRFELDLTRLALARGIPVLGICRGMQVLNVAAGGTLLQDIAEGVPAPLKHSQDAPRWYPTHGVEIRPQTLLARILGTTAQRVNSFHHQAVRDTAPGLTVSAVAPDGVIEGLEAPGLAFVLGVQWHPEAMWEKEPAQRALFVAFADAARKRRNTGNGGEN, from the coding sequence GTGCTTTTCTTGCCCCTCATCGGGATCACCTGCCCCGAGGACGAGACCGCGGGGCGCCTCTTCCTGCCCCACGCCTACTGGCGGGCCGTGGCCGCCGCCGGCGGGACGCCGGTCCTCCTGCCTCCGGCGAGCGCCGCGGTCGATAACCTGGCCGGCAGGCTGGACGGGCTGCTCCTTTCCGGCGGCGGGGATCCGGACCCGTGGCACTTCGGTGAGGAGCCGCGCCCCGGCCTGGGGACGATTGCGCCGGAGCGCGACCGCTTCGAACTGGACCTGACCCGGCTGGCACTGGCGCGGGGGATCCCGGTCCTCGGCATCTGCCGGGGGATGCAAGTGCTCAATGTCGCCGCCGGGGGCACCCTATTACAGGACATCGCGGAGGGTGTGCCCGCCCCGCTCAAGCACAGCCAGGACGCCCCGCGCTGGTACCCCACCCACGGGGTGGAGATCCGGCCGCAGACCCTGCTGGCCCGTATCCTCGGGACAACCGCTCAGCGGGTCAACAGCTTCCACCACCAGGCCGTGCGCGACACTGCGCCGGGTCTGACCGTCAGCGCCGTGGCCCCGGACGGGGTTATTGAAGGCCTTGAGGCTCCAGGCCTCGCTTTTGTGCTCGGGGTGCAGTGGCATCCCGAGGCTATGTGGGAAAAGGAACCGGCGCAGCGGGCCCTCTTCGTGGCTTTTGCAGACGCCGCCCGCAAAAGGAGGAATACGGGAAACGGCGGGGAAAACTAG
- a CDS encoding amidohydrolase produces the protein MSPLAIINGRVLTMEGTTLDRGTVMVDGERIAAVGPDLPVPPGAEVIDAAGRVVMPGLIDAHCHLGVHEEIFRDEGNDTNESTDPLTPQLRAIDAVNPADLGFTDALSGGVTAACVAPGSANIIGGEMAVLQTAGRVVDEMVLRQPAGLKAALGENPKRVYGTEKKMPRTRMASAALLRAALVQAREYLHKQERAAAGQGEPPAPDLKHEAVARVLRGEIPLRLHAHRADDIATALRIRREFGFSMVIEHATEGWRIADLLAKEGVPVVLGPIITQRAKPEMAGLSLETARIMAEAGVTFAIMTDHPVVPIQYLGLAAMLTVRGGLDEETALRAVTLNAARILGLDDRLGSVAPGKQADLVILSGDPFDVRTRVEKVFICGRVAWEPR, from the coding sequence ATGTCCCCGCTGGCGATCATAAATGGACGAGTCTTAACGATGGAGGGGACAACCCTCGACCGGGGCACCGTAATGGTCGACGGCGAGCGGATCGCCGCCGTCGGGCCGGACCTGCCTGTCCCCCCGGGGGCGGAGGTCATCGACGCCGCGGGGCGGGTGGTCATGCCCGGGCTGATCGACGCCCACTGTCACCTCGGAGTGCACGAGGAAATTTTCCGGGACGAGGGCAATGATACGAACGAGAGCACCGACCCGCTCACGCCCCAGCTGCGGGCCATCGACGCCGTCAACCCGGCCGACCTGGGTTTCACCGACGCCCTCTCCGGCGGGGTGACCGCCGCCTGCGTCGCCCCCGGCAGCGCGAACATCATCGGTGGCGAGATGGCCGTGCTGCAAACGGCGGGACGGGTGGTGGACGAGATGGTTCTCCGCCAGCCCGCGGGGCTGAAGGCCGCCCTGGGGGAAAATCCGAAGCGCGTCTACGGTACGGAGAAGAAGATGCCCCGCACCCGCATGGCCAGCGCGGCTCTCCTGCGCGCGGCCTTGGTCCAGGCGCGGGAGTACCTGCACAAACAGGAGCGGGCGGCCGCCGGGCAAGGGGAGCCGCCCGCTCCTGACCTCAAACATGAGGCGGTGGCCCGTGTCCTGCGGGGGGAAATCCCCCTGCGGCTGCACGCCCACCGCGCCGACGACATCGCCACCGCACTGCGCATCCGGCGGGAGTTCGGCTTTTCAATGGTCATCGAACACGCCACCGAGGGCTGGCGGATCGCCGACCTGCTGGCCAAAGAGGGCGTCCCCGTGGTCCTCGGGCCGATCATTACCCAGCGCGCCAAGCCGGAGATGGCCGGGCTATCCCTTGAGACGGCGCGCATTATGGCCGAGGCGGGGGTGACCTTCGCCATCATGACCGACCACCCGGTGGTGCCCATCCAGTACCTGGGCCTGGCGGCAATGCTGACCGTGCGCGGCGGGCTGGACGAGGAGACCGCCCTGCGGGCCGTTACGCTGAACGCCGCCCGCATCCTGGGGCTCGATGACCGCCTGGGGAGCGTTGCCCCCGGCAA